A region of the Cricetulus griseus strain 17A/GY chromosome 7, alternate assembly CriGri-PICRH-1.0, whole genome shotgun sequence genome:
ATCGCTCTATATTAGTACTTCAAAAATTAATTgttcaggggctggaaagatgattgAGCAattgagcacttgctgctcttgcagagaccctAGTTTGGTTTCCCTCACCCACATGATAGCTAACAAACATTTGAAACCCCAGTTCCTGGAGATCAGacaccaccttctggcctctgcagtcactgtacacacacagtacacagatattcatgcagacaaaaaatacccatatatgcaaaaataaacaaaacttttttttaaaaaaatgaaaaaattaattgttCAAAATTCTATTACTTGGAGTGTCTATTGTCCATTCAACCAAACACAGAAATATGGACTCATCCTTGGTTCTACTTTGTACCTTGAATTTGAAACacagattttggtttttttgttgttgttgttgcttctgtctttgtttgctttgagaagggagtctcactatgtagtcctgattgtcctggaattcactatgtagaccagactagccttgaactcacagagatccatctgcctctgcctttcaagtgtgaatttgatttttttgaagaGTATTCATAGTTTGGGCTAGATTCCAATCAgagtttatgtatttttaagagACTTATGTACATATACCATATACCCTGTAGGCATACATCATTTTTTAATAGTATAACATCCAAAAATTCTTTATAGGTGTCATGCATCtttatatatactcatatatacagTAAATAAGAATCTTATtaaggacttttaaaaataaaaattaacctgCATGAAATAGACATTTTTGTTGTACAGCTATGGATATTAGCACACCCATAGTTTTGTGTAACCACCATCACAGTCAACATACAAAACAGTTCCATCATTTACAAACCGAAATGTCCTTCATGCTGCCTTTCCTGTAATGAAGCTGCCATGACTCATAACCTGTGGCAGGTGTTGATCTGCTCCCCAAACCAGCCAGCATGTGGCTCTTGCCAGGTGTCCAGATGGCTCTTGAATGCTTTCCCTACACCACCATctccctttctttgtctctcatttcTGGAAACACAAGCTGTGTGGGGTTATCTGAATCGACTGTGGGGTTTGTTGCCTCTGTGTTTACACACACTTCTGCCTCTTTTagacagtcttactatgtggCCCTGGTTGGCCTATAACTcgacagagatccacttgcctctgccttccgagtcctgggattaaatacGTGTGCCAAAACTCCCAGCTCACACTTCTCCTTTTATTATCTCTCTATTCCCGAATCCTTTTGATGGCTAACTAGACAGCACCCTCTGAGGCTCAAGTGTGCTTTCCACAAAGACTTgcaactgtcttttttttttttttcttttttcttttttctttttttttgccaagCTGTATTTTCCACTAATGTTCGTTCACACAGTTCCAGTGAGGCTCTTTCTTGCTGCCTTTGCTACTTTGTACTCAGAGTTGAACTGCTATGGGTTTTCCCAGACACAGCATTTCTCATCTTTTTGTTACTGACATAAAACTGATCCTCAACACATAGTAGGGCCCAAAGGTTGTCAGGATCTACATCATGTAATGGTGAAGTAGAGTAAGGTAGAAAAGACCAGTTATTAGATACTGATTTATCAACTTATTTAGTGATTTACTTAAAGCACTACTGTAATAATATGTCTCGAGGTTGGACCTTCATCGAGTCTCATGGTAGGTGAGAGACAAATACACCATCATGCAGAACTTATGTGGAAAGtttgttgggggaagggaagggagtaagagaagggaagagagaagagaaagagagagagagaagagagagagagacagatctgtctgcctcctcagagaaatggcagagagAAGTGGGTGTAGGTttcctcttaaagggacctttgtacctgcatacagagccagggtactgcctgccatGTGTGCCAGGTccctgaggggtggggccaggatGGTAACAACTGCTTGTATTGCTTGTTTGCCAAGGATGACTTCACTTGCTACCTGAAACAGAATGACCTGGAGAAATAGTTGAAACAATGGGTCATGGCCCTTAAAATTCTGCTGACTTGCCCTGTACCCTTTTGTAAAATCTTGCTTGCTTACCCACTCCACCTTGTagttttagaatataaaatgtaAGTAAGGACTGGACCTGGCATTTGAAGGCTTTCAGGAGCTGTCCCGGTGGCATCTTCTCCCTTCTACTCTCATTGGTGTCAGAGTGCTTATTCCAGAAAGATTCCCACAGTATTGGTGACTAATAGCTTGTCCTGTGAGCCTCTAATTCATTTGGATCCTTTCCTTGTCTAGTGTCACCTGACAGGATTACATATACTCCGGAAAGTGTCTACAGGGACCTCTTCTCGGATCACAGAGGACTAAGAAACTTAATAAGTATGGAAATGCGCTCTTTCTCTCAAGGGGTATTGATTTTCTCCCACAGCTGGGCTGTGGATCTTGGTCTTCAAAGGAGGCGGGGTGTCATCTGCGATGCTCTTCTAATTTCCCCAAACAATGTTCCAATCCTGTACACCATTTGCAACAAGTGGGATCTGGGGTACAGGTGGTATGCTATGACAGTCGCCCGTACCCTGAAGCAGAGGCTGGCGAACATGGGTGGATACCCTGGGAGATTAGGCATCATTCCCTTGGTCTTGCAGCTGGGTCCTCATCACACAGTAAGGGCCGGTTTAGAAATACCCATCTACCCCGAATCCTATAACTTCACAACCATGCAGCAGATGGAAGTTCTGTTGCAATCCCTTGTGATCGTCTTGTTTGGGTTCAGATCCTTCTTAAACGAAGAGTTAAACTCTGAGGCGGTGACCCTATTCACAGACCAACAGTATCAGTTGCTTTTAAAGGATCTTTGCAAGAACAGAGAGCTGTTTGTTCATGGTTCACCTGGATCAGGGAAGACCACTCTGGCTCTCAAGATCATGGAGAAGATTAGGAATGTGTTCAGCTGCCAAGCTGAAGACATTCTCTACATCTGTGAGAACCATGCTTTGAAGAGGTTTGTGAGGTATGTATGCAGCCTGACTCCATTAGTTTCTTTCTGCTGGGAAATGTTAGCGGTTGTGGTTTTCACAGGCTAAGCTCTGGGTTGTAGTAGTAGCCATGTTCAGGGACTGTAACCATAGATTGGGTTGACTTGCTTGACTTTGCTGAAGAAACCTGACTGTGTTTCTTACACTCTCAGCCAGAGAAACATCTGCCAGGCAGTGTCACGGAAATACTTCATGAAAAATACCTTTTTTACCATCAAACACATCGTCGTGGATGATGCTCAGAATTTCCGAACTGAAGATGGGAACTGGTATGCAAAGGCAAACTCCATCATCCAGAGAGGCAGAGACGGTCCAGgagttctctgtgtgtttctggatTACTTTCAGACCAACCACTTGTGTTGCAGTGGCCTCCCTGACCTTCAGCACCAAAGGTTTATATTGAAGCTCACCAGGATGCTCCGGAGCGGAGACAACATAGCCAACTACCTACAAGAAATAATGCAACAAATCAGAAGAAATCCTCCCCCAAATGTCCCCTCAGAGGCCCTGACAATGGTTCAAGAACTTGAAAGGGTTCCAGGTGTCACAGGCAATTTAGAGATAACTGATGCCTTGAGTTTGGAACAGATGGCAATCTTTGTAGCAGAGAAGTGCCGGTATCTCTGGAGGTCTGGGTATTATCCCAGGGATGTTGCTGTTCTTTTCAGCAAAGCCAGAGATAtagaaacatataaagaaaagatTATCCTAGCATTGAGAAGGAGGAACATGTCTCAGCTCATCGAGGAACCCAGTTCACTAATGCAGGTCAGGGAAGAGTCGGAATTTCTGGGTAATAACATCCTGTTGACTAGTGTTCAGCAATTTTCAGGAATGGAAAGAAGCGTAGTGTTTGGGATCATTCCAGCGGAATTCGAGACAGCCATTTTCTACAATGTTCTGCTCTGTCTGGCTTCCAGGGCAAGAACCCATCTTTATATTATAAAGCTTTTGCTTTGATAGGGAGATACCAGTTTTCAATTAGGCAGGGTTGGTCTCTAGATGACTTTGAAACTCTTTGATCTAAACATCTAAACACCAAAACATCTAATGTATAGTCATCTACTAAATCAGCTACTCTCCTTGATGCCTGGGGTAAGTACAAGTGTGAAGAATTCAGGTAATAGTAAGAGATACCAGGGTAATTAGCTGGCatcaagattctctctctctctctctctctctctctctctctctctctctgtctctctctgtctctctctctgtgtgtgtgtgtgtgtgtgtgtgtgtgtgagagagagagagagagagagagagagagagagagagagagagagagagagagagagagatgggaaggcattgtggtgcacacctttaatcccagcacttgggagactgaggcaggtggttctctgtgagtttaaggtcagtttgctctacaaagtgagcttTAGGATAGATCAGGACtctgtagagagaccctatctagaagaagaaggagaaggagaagaaggaggaggaggaggaggaggaggaagaggaagaggaggagaaggagaaggaggaggagaagaagatagaaagaaagaaaggaaggaaggaaggaaggaaggaaggaaggaaggaaggaaggaaggaaaacaatgatTAATTAAAAGTAttgcaagaaaaaaatgtcaaaaaactgggtggtggtgcacacctttaattccagcacccaggaggcagagacaagagaatctctgagtctgagaccagcctggtctatagagtgagtttcaggacagccagggctacacagagaaaccctgtctggaaaaaaaaaaacaaataacaacaacaaaaagacaaaatggttgAGAAACAATATGCTGAGGAAATGCTGGCAGTAAAGGCCATAAGTAGGTTTTTTTCTCCTCTAAAATTCTTATACATGgaggtttaatcccagcactcaggaggcagacatagggatctctatgagtttgaggccagcttagttaATATAGTGAGTCCCAAACCAGACAGGGATGc
Encoded here:
- the Slfn5 gene encoding schlafen family member 5, coding for MSILANLELNFAECILDGGKATLGVRQRAGMDPAHRMRQDEAISQAVCALLNSGGGVVRVEIENEDYNYESDGVGLDLPPLFRNHIDEMLQGKLFLIFVNSWEVAPSGVQLATLCSNLYHRRGTFTEVMDSLEALLFLRRRIQALENVDDPSSLNPQEAPVDNQMILAADLFGKQQQLLYLEKLNFTESPHVEFQMFSVDLTQGIKEKLPKCVSALANSEGGYVFFGVHDETCQVIGCEKEKVNHSSLLNVIDRCIRSMPVHHFCSQVHKVQHDCKFLEVYDKGAVRGYVCVIKVEQFCCAAFSRAPDSWEMKDNQMKQLATKDWAAWMIKTDTELSRFPQMIISRSVTDTTPRCRTVCIHKNLKCVEELQKDFFPVSPDRITYTPESVYRDLFSDHRGLRNLISMEMRSFSQGVLIFSHSWAVDLGLQRRRGVICDALLISPNNVPILYTICNKWDLGYRWYAMTVARTLKQRLANMGGYPGRLGIIPLVLQLGPHHTVRAGLEIPIYPESYNFTTMQQMEVLLQSLVIVLFGFRSFLNEELNSEAVTLFTDQQYQLLLKDLCKNRELFVHGSPGSGKTTLALKIMEKIRNVFSCQAEDILYICENHALKRFVSQRNICQAVSRKYFMKNTFFTIKHIVVDDAQNFRTEDGNWYAKANSIIQRGRDGPGVLCVFLDYFQTNHLCCSGLPDLQHQRFILKLTRMLRSGDNIANYLQEIMQQIRRNPPPNVPSEALTMVQELERVPGVTGNLEITDALSLEQMAIFVAEKCRYLWRSGYYPRDVAVLFSKARDIETYKEKIILALRRRNMSQLIEEPSSLMQVREESEFLGNNILLTSVQQFSGMERSVVFGIIPAEFETAIFYNVLLCLASRARTHLYIIKLLL